DNA sequence from the Myxococcales bacterium genome:
GCACGCCGCGCACCTGTCGGGCGCACGCCGCGCACCTGTCGGGCGTACGCTGCGCGCCCGTCGGCGCGCGTCAGGCCCGCGCGTGCGGCTTGCGGAACAGGTGCAGCGCCAGGCGCTCGGGCGCGAACCGGCCGCGGTCGTCGGTGACGGTCTCGCCGGTGAAGCCGACGCGCCCCAGGACGCCGTCGCCGGTGCCCGCGGCCGAGGGCAGCTCGGGCACGCTCGTGAACACCAGCCGGTAGCCGGCGGCGTGGGCGGCGGCGACGACGCGCGGATCGTGGGCGCCGTGCGGGCACGACATCGACACCGGCGCCGCGCCGACGTGGCCGGCCAGCGCGGCGCGGGCGCCCCCGAGCTCGCCGTCGAGGTCGGGCGCCCGGGTCAGGGGCGTGTGGGTCTTGCCGTGGGCCCCGATCGCCACGAAGTGCCCGGCCAGGTTGCGCAGCTGATCGCCGGTGACCATGTACCGGACGCCGTCGTCGAGCACCGGCGCCAGCTCGGCCAGGAGCGGCGCGCGCGTCGCCGCCGTGAGCTGCTCGAGCTGCGCGATCACCGCGCGCACCGGCGCGAGGTCGGCGCGGTCGCCGAACGTCGGCGTGCGGGCGGGATCGCCGCCGGCGGCGCGCCACAGGGCGCCCGCGCGGGCCGCGTCGAGCCGGCCGCCGAGCCAGGCCCCGACCAGGCGCTCCTGGAAGAACGGCTCGTGGCGCCCGACCACGTCGGCGACCACGAACAACAGCGACGGCAGGCCAGCCCGGCGCAGGTGCGCGAGCGCGAACTCCTCGTTGTCGCTCCAGCCGTCGTCGAAGGTGATCAGCAGCGGCCGCGGCGGCAGGCGCGGCCCGCCGGCGCGGGCGGCGAGCACGTCGTCGAGGGCGACGACGTGGTAGTGGCGCTTGAAGAAGTCGAGGCACGCGGCGAAGAGGTCGTCGCGCAGGCTGTACTCGGGGTCGGCCGTGGCCCAGCGCGGATCGGCCGGCGCCAGCACGCGGTGGAACATGATCACCGTCAGCTGATCGCGGTTGCGGCGGCGGTGGTAGGCGTCGAGCGCGCCCGAGTAGTACAGGGCGCGCTGGACGGCCGACGACTTGGCGAGCTGGGCGAGGCGGGCGCGCGCGGTCACGGCCCAGTCGTACCGCACCGCCCGGGCGCGGTCCACGGTCCCGACCGACGACGGCTGCGCCCGATGGTTGACGCTTCGCCAGCGCCGGGCGAACAATGCACCGTGGCCGTGCCGCGGGTGTCCGCCGTGATTCCGACCTACAACCGGTCCGCCGACGTGCGGCTGGCGGTGGCGTCGGTGGTGGCCCAGACCTACCCGGCCGAGGCCCTCGAGATCGTCGTGGTCGACGACGGCGGCGCCGACGACACCGAGGCAGTGCTGGCCCGCGAGTTCGGCGACCGGGTCCGCTACCTGCGCAAGCCCAACGGCGGGGTGTCGGCGGCGCGCAACTTCGGCATGGCCGCCGCGACCGGCGAGCTCCTGGCCCTGCTCGACGACGACGACGAGTGGCGGCCGACCAAGATCGCGCGCCAGGTCGAGGTGCTGACCGCGCGACCCGAGGTCGGGATGGTGATCACCGACGTCGAGCGCATGGACGAGCGCCGGGTCGGCTTCGAGATCTTCCGGCGCCGCGAGTTCATCCCCGAGGACGGCTGGGTGCTGCCGCACGTGCTCCGCAACCCGGCGCTGGTGCCGGCCTCGGCGATGCTGCGCCGCGCGGTCTTCACCGCGACCGGCGGGTTCGACGCGGCGCTGCCGACCGCCGAGGATCTCGACTTCCACCTGCGCGTGGCGGTGCGGTTCCAGATCGCCGTGGTGACCGAACCGCTGACCCGGGCCATGCGCGGCCACCAGGGGCTGTCGGCCCAGGCCCGGACCAACCGCGACTACGTCGACGCGGTCGAGCGGTTCGTGCGCGCGCACGCCGACGCGATCGC
Encoded proteins:
- a CDS encoding polysaccharide deacetylase family protein; its protein translation is MTARARLAQLAKSSAVQRALYYSGALDAYHRRRNRDQLTVIMFHRVLAPADPRWATADPEYSLRDDLFAACLDFFKRHYHVVALDDVLAARAGGPRLPPRPLLITFDDGWSDNEEFALAHLRRAGLPSLLFVVADVVGRHEPFFQERLVGAWLGGRLDAARAGALWRAAGGDPARTPTFGDRADLAPVRAVIAQLEQLTAATRAPLLAELAPVLDDGVRYMVTGDQLRNLAGHFVAIGAHGKTHTPLTRAPDLDGELGGARAALAGHVGAAPVSMSCPHGAHDPRVVAAAHAAGYRLVFTSVPELPSAAGTGDGVLGRVGFTGETVTDDRGRFAPERLALHLFRKPHARA
- a CDS encoding glycosyltransferase, whose amino-acid sequence is MSAVIPTYNRSADVRLAVASVVAQTYPAEALEIVVVDDGGADDTEAVLAREFGDRVRYLRKPNGGVSAARNFGMAAATGELLALLDDDDEWRPTKIARQVEVLTARPEVGMVITDVERMDERRVGFEIFRRREFIPEDGWVLPHVLRNPALVPASAMLRRAVFTATGGFDAALPTAEDLDFHLRVAVRFQIAVVTEPLTRAMRGHQGLSAQARTNRDYVDAVERFVRAHADAIAPRDRAAALFWAYARNARGLLATGTLTEAARLALWAGLHARGPAEARELARLGVVMSKNAVVRARRRLGAA